One window from the genome of Buchnera aphidicola (Macrosiphoniella sanborni) encodes:
- the era gene encoding GTPase Era, which translates to MKTQKTYCGYITIIGKVNVGKSTFLNKIIGKKISISSKKKYTTQNNIIGIITQNSYQLIYVDTPGVILDTQKKNIIYEQKESYKIVKLSSLILFIIDKIFWMEDYQIIFDKIKKNNIPIIIIINKIDKINKKIILLPFIDFLKNQRNVIDIIPLSVKKIKSLNFLNNIIKNYLPKKKHIYPASYFTTNSEFFTISEIIREQLILFLGDELPNEIKVIIESCKKNKTEEMHITAIIQVKNIRHKKIVIGYQGKKIKKISIISRKKIEQEFHNKIHLFLWVK; encoded by the coding sequence GTGAAAACACAAAAAACTTACTGTGGATATATAACTATCATTGGTAAAGTGAATGTTGGAAAATCTACATTTCTTAACAAAATCATTGGTAAAAAAATTTCTATTTCATCTAAAAAAAAATATACAACACAAAATAATATTATTGGTATTATAACTCAAAATTCTTATCAATTAATTTATGTAGATACACCTGGTGTTATATTAGATACACAAAAGAAAAACATTATATATGAACAAAAAGAATCTTATAAAATAGTAAAACTTTCTTCATTAATACTATTTATTATTGATAAAATTTTTTGGATGGAAGATTATCAAATAATTTTTGATAAAATAAAAAAAAATAACATACCAATTATTATTATAATTAATAAAATTGATAAAATTAACAAAAAAATAATTTTGTTACCTTTTATAGATTTTCTAAAAAATCAAAGAAATGTTATAGATATTATTCCTCTTTCTGTAAAAAAAATAAAAAGTTTAAATTTTTTAAATAATATTATTAAAAATTATTTACCTAAAAAAAAACATATATACCCTGCATCTTATTTTACAACTAATTCTGAATTTTTTACTATTTCCGAAATAATTCGAGAACAATTAATATTATTTTTAGGAGACGAATTACCTAACGAAATAAAAGTTATAATTGAATCTTGTAAAAAAAATAAGACAGAAGAAATGCATATTACTGCTATAATACAAGTAAAAAATATAAGACATAAAAAAATTGTTATTGGTTATCAAGGAAAAAAAATAAAAAAAATTAGCATAATTTCAAGAAAAAAAATAGAGCAAGAATTTCATAATAAAATTCATCTTTTTTTATGGGTAAAATAA
- the rnc gene encoding ribonuclease III, producing MNHIVTKKIQKVLGYTFTHKDLLKQALTHRSASSKHNERLEFLGDSILSFVIANALYQHFPYINEGDMSRMRATLVRGNTLAEIAYEFDLGEYLKLGQGELKSGGFRRESILANTVEALIGSIYLDSNIKTVEELILKWYEKRLEKISPGEKQKDPKTRLQEYLQSKHLALPTYFIVEVYGEAHNQLFTIHCKISMLAECLIGTGSSRRKAEQDAAQKALIQLGVE from the coding sequence ATGAATCATATTGTAACAAAAAAAATACAAAAAGTATTAGGATATACTTTTACTCATAAAGATCTTTTGAAACAAGCATTAACACATCGCAGTGCCAGTAGTAAACATAATGAACGATTAGAATTTTTAGGTGATTCAATTCTCAGTTTTGTTATTGCTAATGCTTTATATCAACATTTTCCATATATTAATGAAGGTGATATGAGTCGTATGAGAGCGACTTTAGTTCGGGGTAACACATTAGCAGAAATTGCTTATGAATTTGATTTAGGAGAATATTTAAAATTGGGACAAGGAGAGCTAAAAAGTGGAGGTTTCCGTCGTGAATCTATTTTAGCAAATACTGTAGAAGCGTTAATAGGAAGTATTTATTTAGATAGTAACATTAAAACAGTAGAAGAATTAATATTAAAATGGTATGAAAAACGTTTAGAAAAAATTAGTCCTGGAGAGAAACAAAAAGATCCTAAAACACGATTACAAGAATATTTACAGTCAAAACATTTAGCTTTACCTACTTATTTTATTGTAGAAGTATACGGTGAAGCACATAATCAATTATTTACTATTCATTGTAAAATTAGCATGCTTGCAGAATGTTTAATTGGTACTGGTTCCAGTAGAAGAAAAGCAGAACAAGATGCAGCACAAAAAGCATTAATTCAATTAGGTGTCGAGTGA
- the lepB gene encoding signal peptidase I, with translation MAYIVTLFFLTSTLITGIFWIYYCIKNLQYYCLNKKKNKNEHQLKASDKRYFFESLASFFPIFLTIFIIRSFIYEPFHIPSGSMMPTLLIGDFILVEKFTYGVKEPITHKTLINIGHPQRGDIVVFRHPYDYNTNYIKRVIGLPGDKITYDTQKKHIHICTNYINQKNCKEELVFHYSKPQLSNFFQKIYFLDKNNNSIKSKKTYDLLYYDIVEENTNTMKYNILLLNNIKNSKQNYFHQKNMPKLTWIVPKNKYFMMGDNRDNSLDSRYWGFVPEENLVGKAIKIWMSFDKNENEWPTGIRINRIGNIY, from the coding sequence ATGGCATATATAGTAACTCTTTTTTTCCTAACAAGTACACTTATAACAGGTATTTTTTGGATTTATTATTGTATTAAAAATCTTCAATATTATTGTTTAAATAAAAAAAAAAATAAGAATGAACATCAATTAAAAGCAAGTGATAAAAGATATTTTTTTGAATCATTAGCATCATTTTTCCCAATTTTTTTAACTATATTTATCATACGCTCATTTATTTATGAACCTTTTCATATCCCATCAGGTTCTATGATGCCTACTCTTTTAATAGGTGATTTTATTTTAGTAGAAAAATTTACATACGGTGTAAAAGAACCTATTACACATAAAACTTTAATTAATATTGGTCATCCTCAACGCGGTGATATTGTAGTTTTTAGACATCCATATGATTATAATACAAATTATATTAAACGTGTAATAGGATTACCTGGAGATAAAATTACATATGATACTCAAAAAAAACATATACATATATGTACAAATTATATTAATCAAAAAAATTGCAAAGAAGAATTAGTTTTTCATTATTCAAAACCTCAATTAAGTAATTTTTTTCAAAAAATATATTTTTTAGATAAAAATAATAATTCAATAAAATCGAAAAAAACATATGATTTATTATATTATGATATTGTTGAAGAAAATACTAATACTATGAAATATAATATACTGTTATTAAATAATATAAAGAATTCAAAACAGAATTATTTTCATCAAAAAAATATGCCTAAATTAACTTGGATTGTCCCTAAAAATAAATATTTTATGATGGGAGATAATCGTGATAATAGTTTAGATAGTCGTTATTGGGGGTTTGTACCTGAAGAAAATTTAGTGGGAAAAGCTATTAAAATATGGATGAGTTTTGATAAGAACGAAAATGAATGGCCGACTGGTATACGTATAAACAGAATTGGAAATATATATTAA
- the lepA gene encoding translation elongation factor 4, protein MKNIRNFSIIAHIDHGKSTLSDRLIQICGGLSQREMSNQVLDSMELERERGITIKARSVMINYQNKSGEVFHLNFIDTPGHVDFSYEVSRSLSACEGALLVVDATQGVEAQTLANCYTALDMNLEILPVLNKIDLPNANADKVSKEIEDIIGIPALNAIRCSSKTGQGIKELIEQIITYIPSPKGLIEAPLQALIIDSWFDNYLGVVSLIRIKNGTLFHKDKIQVMSTGKNYFVEQLGIFTPKKVNKLELRCGEVGWIICGIKNIIAAPVGDTLTKAHNPAKNMLQGFKKIKPQIYAGLFPVTSDQYETFRDSLGKLSLNDSSLFYEPENSSALGFGFRCGFLGLLHMEIIQARLEREYSIDLISTAPTVIYKITLTNGKILYLDSPSRFPNVNNIKEIQEPIVECNILLPPQFLGAVIKLCIKKRGTQTNMIYHQHQVLLKYDIPMNEVVLNFFDELKSVSSGYASLEYDFKCFKSEKMVRIDILINSEKIDALTMISYYKNAQYRAREIVEQIKNLIPRHQFDISIQAMINNTIVARSTIKQLRKNVLAKCYGGDISRKKKLLKKQKEGKKRMKKIGNINVPKTIFFKILNTNKN, encoded by the coding sequence ATGAAAAATATAAGAAATTTTTCTATCATAGCCCATATTGATCATGGAAAATCAACTTTATCAGATAGATTAATACAAATATGTGGTGGACTTTCTCAAAGAGAAATGTCTAATCAAGTTTTAGATTCAATGGAATTAGAAAGAGAAAGAGGTATCACTATTAAAGCACGTAGTGTTATGATTAATTATCAAAATAAATCAGGTGAAGTGTTTCATCTCAATTTTATTGATACTCCAGGTCATGTTGATTTTTCTTATGAAGTTTCTCGATCATTATCAGCTTGTGAAGGCGCGCTTCTAGTTGTAGATGCAACTCAAGGAGTAGAAGCACAGACATTAGCAAATTGTTATACTGCATTGGATATGAATCTAGAAATTCTTCCTGTATTAAATAAAATAGATCTACCTAATGCAAATGCAGATAAAGTATCTAAAGAAATAGAAGATATTATAGGAATACCTGCTTTAAATGCGATTAGATGTTCATCTAAAACAGGACAAGGTATTAAAGAACTTATAGAACAAATTATTACTTATATTCCTTCACCTAAAGGTTTAATAGAAGCACCTCTTCAAGCGTTAATTATTGATTCATGGTTTGACAATTATTTAGGTGTTGTTTCTTTAATAAGAATTAAAAATGGAACTTTATTCCATAAAGATAAAATTCAAGTTATGAGTACAGGAAAAAATTACTTTGTAGAACAATTAGGAATTTTTACACCAAAAAAAGTCAATAAATTAGAATTAAGATGCGGTGAAGTAGGATGGATTATTTGTGGTATAAAAAATATCATTGCTGCTCCTGTTGGCGACACATTAACCAAAGCTCATAATCCAGCAAAAAATATGTTACAAGGATTTAAAAAAATTAAACCTCAAATATATGCTGGTTTATTCCCCGTCACATCAGATCAATATGAAACTTTTAGAGATTCATTAGGAAAACTTAGTTTGAATGATTCATCACTATTTTATGAACCAGAAAACTCTTCTGCACTTGGTTTTGGATTCAGATGTGGGTTTTTAGGTTTATTACATATGGAAATAATTCAAGCTCGTTTAGAACGAGAATATTCTATTGATTTAATTTCAACAGCACCTACAGTTATTTATAAAATAACATTAACTAATGGAAAAATTCTTTATCTAGATAGTCCTTCACGCTTTCCTAATGTAAATAATATAAAAGAAATTCAAGAACCTATCGTTGAATGTAATATTTTACTACCACCTCAATTTCTTGGAGCAGTAATAAAATTATGTATAAAAAAACGAGGGACTCAAACAAATATGATTTATCATCAACATCAAGTTTTATTAAAATACGACATTCCTATGAATGAAGTAGTACTAAATTTTTTTGATGAATTAAAATCTGTATCTAGCGGTTATGCTTCTCTAGAATATGATTTTAAATGTTTTAAATCTGAAAAAATGGTAAGAATAGACATCTTAATTAATTCAGAAAAGATAGATGCATTAACAATGATATCATATTATAAAAATGCGCAATATCGTGCTCGTGAAATCGTAGAGCAAATCAAAAATTTAATACCTCGACACCAATTTGATATTTCTATTCAAGCAATGATAAATAATACTATTGTAGCACGTTCAACAATTAAACAGCTAAGAAAAAATGTATTAGCAAAATGTTATGGAGGAGATATAAGTAGAAAGAAAAAATTATTAAAAAAACAAAAAGAAGGCAAAAAAAGAATGAAAAAAATAGGAAATATCAATGTACCTAAAACAATATTTTTTAAAATTTTAAATACTAATAAAAATTAA
- the mnmA gene encoding tRNA 2-thiouridine(34) synthase MnmA: protein MKIKNAKKVIVAMSGGVDSSVAAWMLKKKNYKVEGLFMKNWEEDDQQGYCNSTQDLFDAEMVCKKLNIYLHKINFSLEYWEYVFKKFLDKYKKGITPNPDILCNKEIKFNIFFKYAIKVLKADYIATGHYARITKYDGKYVLLKAIDRNKDQSYFLYTLNSIQLKKILFPIGHWNKNIIRNFAKKINMRISKKKDSTGICFIGPKKFKNFLNLYLEEKRGDIVTVSGEILGQHNGIFYYTLGQRKGLGIGGIKEKYNLPWYVVEKNIQENKLIVAQGSSNIYLMSIGLIAKNIHWIKKNDLSFPLSCTAKTRYRQKDIACNIEYEKNKRLKVLFDSPVIAVTPGQSVVFYLSEVCIGGGIIESRLPLSEL from the coding sequence ATGAAAATAAAAAATGCTAAAAAAGTAATTGTGGCTATGTCTGGAGGTGTAGATTCATCTGTTGCAGCATGGATGTTAAAAAAGAAAAATTATAAAGTAGAAGGTTTATTTATGAAAAATTGGGAAGAAGATGATCAACAAGGATATTGCAATTCTACTCAAGATTTATTTGATGCAGAAATGGTATGTAAAAAACTAAACATATATCTTCACAAAATAAATTTTTCTTTAGAATATTGGGAATATGTTTTTAAAAAATTTTTAGATAAATATAAAAAAGGAATCACACCAAATCCTGATATACTATGTAATAAAGAAATTAAATTTAATATATTTTTTAAATATGCTATTAAAGTATTAAAAGCAGATTATATTGCTACAGGTCATTATGCTCGTATCACAAAATATGATGGAAAATATGTTTTATTAAAAGCTATTGATAGAAATAAAGATCAAAGTTATTTTTTATATACTTTGAATTCTATTCAACTTAAAAAAATTTTATTTCCTATTGGGCATTGGAATAAAAATATAATAAGAAATTTTGCTAAAAAAATAAATATGCGAATTTCGAAAAAAAAAGATTCTACTGGAATATGTTTTATTGGACCTAAGAAATTTAAAAATTTCTTAAATCTTTATCTTGAAGAAAAAAGAGGTGATATAGTAACAGTATCTGGGGAAATTCTTGGTCAACATAATGGAATTTTTTATTATACTTTAGGTCAAAGAAAAGGTTTAGGTATTGGTGGGATAAAAGAAAAATATAACTTACCCTGGTATGTTGTAGAAAAAAATATTCAAGAAAATAAATTAATTGTTGCTCAAGGATCTAGTAATATATATCTTATGTCTATAGGCTTGATTGCAAAAAATATACATTGGATTAAAAAAAATGATTTATCTTTTCCCTTATCTTGTACAGCAAAAACAAGATATCGACAAAAAGATATTGCGTGTAACATTGAATATGAAAAAAATAAACGTTTAAAAGTATTATTTGATTCACCTGTTATTGCAGTTACACCAGGACAATCAGTAGTATTTTATTTATCAGAAGTATGTATAGGTGGGGGGATTATTGAATCTCGATTGCCATTATCGGAATTATGA
- a CDS encoding lysogenization protein HflD, which produces MIFSNTRIFIIKNIYSITLSLAGICQSAHLIQTLAYSGICNQNAFNTCLISILKINTNSVIEIYGNHEKNLRIGLKTLISFLTFSNFSHSYIEFITYIFKMITIQKKIKKNHIATSSLRKNILLISNQYNIHSDINIITDQIAELYIKIISSLGSRILIKGLKNFLKNLHIQKKIRCLLFSGIRAIVLWNQYYGNQLQLIYFRKILIKKAKKILFKLNTTT; this is translated from the coding sequence ATGATTTTTTCGAATACGAGGATTTTTATAATTAAAAATATATATTCTATTACTTTATCGTTAGCAGGTATATGTCAATCAGCTCATTTAATTCAGACGTTAGCTTATTCTGGAATATGTAATCAAAATGCGTTCAATACATGTTTAATTAGTATTTTAAAAATTAATACTAATTCAGTAATTGAAATATATGGAAATCATGAAAAAAATTTGAGGATAGGATTAAAAACATTAATATCTTTTTTAACTTTTTCTAATTTTTCTCATTCATATATTGAATTTATTACGTATATTTTTAAAATGATTACTATTCAAAAGAAAATAAAAAAAAATCATATAGCAACATCTTCTTTAAGAAAGAATATATTATTAATATCTAATCAATATAATATTCATTCTGATATTAATATCATTACTGATCAAATAGCAGAATTATATATTAAAATTATTAGTTCTTTAGGTTCTCGTATTTTAATAAAAGGCTTAAAAAACTTTTTAAAAAATTTACATATACAAAAAAAAATTAGATGTTTACTATTTTCAGGCATTCGTGCAATCGTTTTATGGAATCAATATTATGGAAATCAACTTCAATTAATCTATTTTAGAAAAATTCTTATTAAAAAAGCAAAAAAAATATTATTTAAATTAAATACTACTACTTGA
- the purB gene encoding adenylosuccinate lyase — protein MKLTSLTAISPIDGRYANKTILLRNIFSEFSFLRYRLKIEIQWLKKIISISELLHNKKILSKDVLYLDDIFEKFNEKDAIAIKNIEKKTKHDIKALEYFLKNKISQSKNLMSISELVHFGCTSEDINNLAYALMLKDARDIIILPLWKRILNILKKMTFKYQNSSLLSLTHGQPATPSTMGKEIANFYYRMKRQYLRMNNIEILGKMNGSTGNYNAHLAAYPNINWYKITGDFVNSLGVTWNPYTTQIEPHDYIAELFSCITLFNTILIDFNRDIWGYISLNYFHQKCVDDEIGSSIMPHKINPIDFENSEGNLGLSNALMNHMINKLPISRWQRDLSDSTVLRNIGVAISYSIIAYHSVLLGISKLEINEKKLLHTLDQNWSILSEPIQTVMRRYGIKNAYEKLKNITRGKEINKNIIHAFISSLNIPEKEKERLKNITPSNYIGYSSQIINKIK, from the coding sequence ATGAAATTAACTTCTTTAACAGCTATCTCTCCTATTGACGGCCGATATGCTAATAAAACTATATTATTAAGAAATATTTTTAGTGAATTTAGTTTTTTAAGATATCGTCTCAAAATTGAAATTCAATGGCTAAAAAAAATTATTAGTATATCTGAATTATTACATAATAAAAAGATTTTATCTAAAGATGTATTATATCTTGATGATATCTTTGAAAAATTTAATGAAAAAGATGCAATTGCTATTAAAAATATAGAAAAAAAAACAAAGCACGATATTAAAGCTTTAGAATATTTTTTAAAAAATAAAATATCTCAATCTAAAAATCTTATGTCTATTTCTGAGTTGGTTCATTTTGGATGCACTTCAGAAGATATTAATAATTTAGCATATGCATTAATGCTGAAAGATGCTCGTGATATAATTATTCTGCCATTATGGAAAAGAATTTTAAATATCTTAAAAAAAATGACTTTTAAATATCAAAATTCTTCTTTACTATCTTTAACTCATGGGCAACCAGCAACTCCATCAACTATGGGAAAAGAAATTGCAAATTTTTACTATCGTATGAAGCGTCAATATTTGAGAATGAATAATATAGAAATATTAGGAAAAATGAACGGAAGTACAGGTAATTATAATGCTCATTTAGCTGCTTATCCGAATATTAATTGGTATAAAATTACTGGAGATTTTGTAAATTCTTTGGGTGTTACTTGGAATCCGTATACTACTCAAATTGAACCACATGATTATATTGCAGAGCTTTTTTCCTGTATTACTCTTTTTAATACAATATTAATTGACTTTAATCGTGATATATGGGGCTATATTTCTTTGAATTATTTTCATCAAAAATGTGTTGATGATGAGATAGGTTCTTCAATTATGCCACATAAAATTAATCCAATTGATTTTGAAAATTCTGAAGGAAATTTAGGGTTATCAAATGCTTTAATGAATCATATGATTAATAAATTACCTATTTCTAGATGGCAACGTGATTTAAGTGATTCTACAGTATTACGTAATATAGGTGTAGCTATTTCTTACTCAATAATTGCATATCATTCTGTATTATTAGGTATTTCAAAATTAGAAATTAATGAAAAAAAATTATTACACACTTTAGATCAAAATTGGTCGATTTTATCTGAACCAATTCAAACTGTTATGCGTCGTTATGGGATTAAAAATGCCTATGAAAAATTAAAAAATATTACACGAGGAAAAGAAATTAATAAAAATATTATACATGCATTTATTTCTAGCTTAAACATTCCAGAAAAAGAAAAAGAACGTTTAAAAAATATAACTCCTAGTAATTATATTGGTTATTCTAGCCAAATAATTAATAAAATAAAATAA
- a CDS encoding enoyl-ACP reductase, with protein sequence MSFLKGKKILITGVSSSRSIAFGIAKSLYYQQAELGFVCQNKKIKNKIKDLANSVKSRVILSCDVSKDQEIKSLFINLRKTWKKFDGLVHSIAYCPKEHLNGDFITNTTRQGFNIAHEISSFSFIALVKECKNMLNNFSSLLTLSYLGAQRVIQNYNVMGLSKASLEASVRYMAYSLGKKNIRVNAISSGPIKTISSHKIKDFNKIKNFSYSSACIKQPITIENIGNVASFLLSNLSFGITGSVIYVDNGFNINSMYIENIL encoded by the coding sequence ATGAGTTTTCTAAAGGGAAAAAAAATTTTAATCACAGGAGTGTCAAGTAGTAGATCGATTGCTTTTGGTATTGCCAAATCGTTATACTATCAACAAGCTGAATTAGGCTTTGTATGCCAAAATAAAAAAATAAAAAATAAAATAAAAGATTTAGCAAATTCTGTAAAATCTCGTGTTATATTGTCTTGCGATGTTTCTAAAGATCAAGAAATTAAGTCATTATTTATAAACTTAAGAAAAACATGGAAAAAGTTTGATGGTTTAGTTCATTCTATTGCTTATTGTCCTAAAGAACATTTAAATGGAGATTTTATTACTAACACTACACGACAAGGATTTAATATCGCACATGAAATTAGTTCTTTTAGTTTTATTGCTTTAGTAAAAGAATGTAAAAATATGTTAAATAATTTTTCTTCTTTATTAACTCTATCTTATTTAGGTGCACAACGTGTAATACAAAATTATAATGTAATGGGTTTGTCAAAAGCTTCATTGGAAGCTAGTGTTCGTTATATGGCATATTCATTAGGAAAAAAAAATATCCGAGTTAATGCGATTTCATCAGGTCCCATTAAAACGATTTCTTCTCATAAAATCAAAGATTTTAACAAAATAAAAAATTTTTCTTATTCTTCTGCGTGTATAAAACAACCTATTACCATTGAAAATATAGGAAATGTAGCATCTTTTTTATTGTCTAATTTGTCTTTTGGTATTACTGGATCAGTTATTTATGTGGATAATGGTTTTAATATAAACAGTATGTATATAGAAAATATATTATAA
- the rnb gene encoding exoribonuclease II produces MFQNNPLLTKLKKNLHAKIPRVEGIVKSHERGFGFLEVDAQKSYFIPPKNMKKVMHGDKIIALLKIEKDREIVEPEKLIEAFLNRFVGKIEKKENRLFITPDHPFLKERIICQPNQNCMNIFEHGDWAIAKLIRHKLKGDHIFYAELHEKITKEDDPFTPWWVTLARHQIDRTEPLAEENDLILKDNYPRKDLTNLDFITIDNINTKDIDDALFVNEMPNGKISLIIAIADPTAYIKNGSKLDSIASQRGFTNYLPGFNIPMLPRNLSEDICSLNPNKRRPVLACHVIILKDGSISNKIHFFLAWIKSKSKLSYDHVSDWIEKLGRWVPPMPSIQKQILTLHRLCLLRIKWRKINAVVFKDTLEYRFHFSEYGHVIDVSVEKRRIAHKIIEECMIIANISAARFLSKNLGFGIYNTHSGFDIVNAENVVSFLKNYNLNFNAQEITTLKGFCNLRRVLNIISNNYIDSRIRRFQSFGDLSIIPGPHFALGFLEYATWTSPIRKYSDMINHRLLKSIIQKEKAIKPDEEIKFKISEQRRRNRIAERDISDWLYAILLKQKKYHNKKFYAEITDISRHGIRARLIENGAYVFIPGMFVHEIREELNFNQEVGKVFINDIMHYQISDIIQVILLDIRLETRSIIAKIER; encoded by the coding sequence ATGTTTCAAAATAATCCATTACTCACAAAATTAAAAAAAAATCTACATGCTAAAATACCAAGAGTTGAAGGTATTGTAAAAAGTCATGAAAGAGGATTTGGATTTTTAGAAGTAGATGCACAAAAAAGTTATTTTATACCTCCTAAAAATATGAAAAAAGTAATGCATGGTGATAAAATTATTGCATTATTAAAAATAGAAAAAGATAGAGAAATAGTTGAACCAGAAAAGTTAATTGAAGCCTTTTTAAATAGATTTGTGGGAAAAATAGAAAAAAAAGAAAATAGATTATTTATAACACCAGATCATCCATTTTTAAAAGAGCGTATCATATGTCAACCTAATCAAAATTGTATGAATATTTTTGAACATGGAGATTGGGCAATAGCTAAATTAATACGACACAAGTTAAAAGGAGATCATATTTTTTATGCTGAACTACATGAAAAAATTACAAAAGAAGATGATCCATTTACACCCTGGTGGGTAACATTAGCAAGACATCAAATTGATAGAACAGAACCATTAGCAGAAGAAAATGATCTTATATTAAAAGACAATTATCCTAGAAAAGATTTAACAAATTTAGATTTTATTACTATAGATAATATTAATACAAAAGATATTGATGATGCATTGTTTGTAAATGAAATGCCTAATGGTAAAATCAGTTTAATTATAGCTATTGCTGATCCAACAGCATATATTAAAAATGGTAGTAAATTAGATAGTATTGCATCACAAAGAGGTTTTACAAATTATTTGCCTGGATTTAACATCCCTATGTTACCCCGTAATTTATCAGAAGATATATGTTCATTAAATCCTAATAAACGTCGTCCTGTTTTAGCATGTCATGTTATCATTTTAAAAGATGGTAGTATTTCTAATAAAATTCATTTTTTTTTAGCATGGATTAAATCTAAATCAAAATTATCTTATGATCATGTTTCAGATTGGATTGAAAAATTAGGCAGATGGGTTCCACCAATGCCATCTATTCAAAAACAAATATTAACTTTACATCGTTTGTGTTTATTGCGTATTAAATGGCGAAAAATAAATGCAGTAGTATTTAAAGATACTTTAGAATATCGTTTTCATTTCTCTGAATATGGACATGTTATAGATGTTTCAGTAGAAAAAAGACGAATTGCTCATAAAATAATAGAAGAATGTATGATAATTGCTAATATCTCTGCAGCACGTTTTTTATCTAAAAATCTTGGTTTTGGTATATATAATACACATAGCGGTTTTGATATTGTAAATGCTGAAAATGTGGTGTCTTTTTTAAAAAATTACAATTTAAATTTTAATGCACAAGAAATAACTACTCTTAAAGGTTTTTGCAATCTTAGAAGAGTTTTAAATATTATATCAAATAATTATATTGATAGTCGAATTCGCCGTTTTCAATCTTTTGGAGATTTAAGTATTATCCCTGGTCCTCATTTTGCACTTGGTTTTTTAGAATATGCAACTTGGACTTCTCCTATTCGAAAATATAGTGATATGATTAATCATCGTTTATTAAAATCTATTATTCAAAAAGAAAAAGCAATCAAACCTGATGAAGAAATAAAATTCAAAATAAGTGAACAAAGACGTCGTAATCGTATCGCAGAGAGAGACATTTCAGATTGGCTTTATGCTATATTATTAAAACAAAAAAAATATCATAATAAAAAATTTTATGCTGAAATAACTGATATTTCTAGACATGGTATAAGAGCACGATTAATAGAAAATGGTGCGTATGTTTTTATTCCTGGAATGTTTGTTCATGAAATTAGAGAAGAATTAAATTTTAATCAAGAAGTTGGAAAAGTCTTTATTAATGATATTATGCATTATCAAATATCTGATATAATTCAAGTGATATTATTAGACATTCGTTTAGAAACACGAAGTATCATTGCTAAAATTGAACGTTAA
- a CDS encoding YchE family NAAT transporter, with amino-acid sequence MSISIFDLSIYIKFFVGLCALVNPIGMIPIFTAMTNHQSFLERKKTNLIANFSASLILLISLFFGSNILNIFGISINSFRIAGGILIISIAFSMINGQFINQIKTIKDKKEENKLDSISVIPLAMPLIAGPGAISSTIVWSTYYPNWINLFGCTLVIVFFSFICWLCFEAAPCVVHIVGKTGINIITRIMGLLLMSLGIEFINIGASSIFPGLLH; translated from the coding sequence ATGAGTATTTCAATCTTTGATTTATCTATATATATAAAATTTTTTGTAGGTTTATGTGCTTTAGTGAATCCAATCGGAATGATCCCTATCTTTACAGCTATGACGAATCATCAATCTTTTTTAGAAAGAAAAAAGACTAACTTAATAGCAAATTTTTCAGCATCATTAATTTTACTTATATCATTATTTTTTGGTAGCAATATTTTAAATATTTTTGGCATATCTATTAATTCTTTTCGTATAGCAGGTGGTATACTCATTATTAGTATAGCTTTTTCTATGATTAATGGTCAATTTATAAATCAAATCAAAACAATCAAAGATAAAAAAGAAGAAAATAAATTAGACAGTATCAGTGTTATTCCATTAGCAATGCCTTTAATTGCAGGTCCTGGGGCAATAAGTTCGACTATTGTTTGGAGTACATATTATCCAAATTGGATTAATTTATTTGGATGTACTTTAGTTATTGTATTTTTTTCATTTATATGTTGGTTATGTTTTGAAGCTGCTCCATGTGTAGTGCACATTGTAGGAAAAACAGGAATTAATATTATTACTCGTATTATGGGTTTATTATTAATGTCTCTTGGAATAGAATTCATTAATATTGGAGCAAGTTCTATTTTTCCTGGATTATTACATTAA